Proteins from a single region of Diorhabda sublineata isolate icDioSubl1.1 chromosome 2, icDioSubl1.1, whole genome shotgun sequence:
- the LOC130453095 gene encoding uncharacterized protein LOC130453095, producing MVCMPPGSVVYMNEKSAYINTDLIFTWLKEYFVPRKPDGKILLLLDGHASHCNSVEMLEYPDEHNVILFCLPGHTTQFLQHLDRCFFKSLKAFWNKACNTFVKANPGRKISRMQFGQLLSEAWSKAATVDNAVSAFKSTGICPFNPGAIPEYAYLDSEDEKLDPNTSAVYATESNNTT from the exons ATGGTATGTATGCCTCCGGGTTCTGTGGTTTACATGAACGAAAAATCCGCTTATATTAATACGGATTTGATATTTACCTggttaaaagaatattttgttcCACGTAAACCAGACGGAAAAATTCTACTTTTACTGGATGGTCATGCCAGTCATTGTAATTCGGTAGAAATGCTGGAATATCCCGATGAACATAATGTTATTCTGTTTTGTCTACCTGGTCATACTACTCAGTTCCTTCAACACTTGGACAGGTGTTTCTTTAAAAGCCTGAAAGCCTTTTGGAATAAAGCTTGCAATACATTTGTAAAAGCAAATCCTGGTAGGAAAATTTCTCGTATGCAATTTGGTCAATTGTTGTCGGAGGCGTGGTCCAAAGCAGCAACTGTTGATAACGCTGTGTCGGCTTTTAAATCTACAGGAATCTGCCCATTTAATCCTGGTGCTATACCAGAGTATGCCTACTTGGATTCTGAAGATGAAAAATTAGATCCCAATACTTCTGCAG TTTACGCTACTGAATCTAATAATACCACTTAA